The Candidatus Hydrogenedentota bacterium genomic sequence TGCCGAAATCACCGCTGGGCGGCTTGATTCCCCGCCCTTCTTCGAGCATCCGCGCCAGTTCCGGCGCGCGCGACAGGAACGCGTTGTTCTCGGGGCGTTCCCAGCCCGCGCCCAGGGGACACGCCGTGATCAGACGGTCCGCGTGCATCGCCGCGAACTTTACGGTCAGGAACCCGCCCAACGAGTAGCCGGCGACGTGCGCCTTTTCGATGCCGAGATGGTCCATCAGGCGCACCACGTCCTCAACCATCTCGCGCCCGTATTGTTCCGGTTCATGCGGCTTGCCGCTGCGCCCGTGGCCGCGCAGGTCCGGCACGATCACGCGGAACTTCCGTGACAAGCGCTCTGTAATGCCGGGCCTGCGCCAGTTGAAATCGCCCTGCACCGCGAACCCGTGAATCAGGATTACGGGCTCGCCCCGGCCCTGTTCCGTGTAGAAGATGCGAACGCCGTTCGACTCGAAGTACTGCCCGCTTGAGCGCGCCAGGAAGAGGTAATAAAAGACGCCCCCCGCGCCGAGAAGCGCGACAAGCGCCACGGCCAAGACAATGAATGCCGCCTTCCTCATGGCGGAGCCTCCCCGTCCTCACCAGGGCCGCCGCGCTCGCGCAGCGGCCGTCAGGTCGCATGAAGCTGCATTTGGATCTCGTTCTTGAATCGACCGCAAAGCATCGCGGTAGCGTGGTCCTTCTCCGGCAAATACACGACCCGCGCGGATGTCATCACCCCGTCGAGGTTTTCGACCGCGTCCTTGAGCGGGTCGCTGCCGCCTACGATCACCAGCGCGGGGACTCGGTTGGCGCGCAGTGCTTCC encodes the following:
- a CDS encoding alpha/beta hydrolase, translating into MRKAAFIVLAVALVALLGAGGVFYYLFLARSSGQYFESNGVRIFYTEQGRGEPVILIHGFAVQGDFNWRRPGITERLSRKFRVIVPDLRGHGRSGKPHEPEQYGREMVEDVVRLMDHLGIEKAHVAGYSLGGFLTVKFAAMHADRLITACPLGAGWERPENNAFLSRAPELARMLEEGRGIKPPSGDFGKDRDKPGFIHTWTIRLLTRFLNDGKALAAVLRSSPDLIVTEEEVRGIRVPMLSIVGSRDPLKAGVENLRDAIPGIEVVVIDGATHMNAMMREEFADTLERFLLQHQTDGA